TGGGAATAGATGATGTTGCAGGTGGTGGAACAAGTAAGCCGTGGAATAACGGAAAGGATGAAGAAAGCGTCGATAGATATGCACAAGGTTCTGGCGCCAGCTACTAGTAGAGAATACCGCATTTacagagaaattttcgaacaaCTACGCGAGTGCGGAATCCCCGTAAAAGGAGTGAGTGGATTtagttgttggttttttttttctcttaaacaTTCTGAATTAGAATGTATTCGTTGTAGCAGTACTTACGCAATTTCATTTCAGAGTTACGAGGAACCTGATGTAGTGACGCCGGCGCAGACGCAAGATCAGATGTTGAAGGTGATGACAGATTTGAGAGATCAAATAGTACGTCAGATAGGCGCGGATTTCACCAACGAACCAGGGCCGTCTGGAGTCGAATCACAAGCCGCTCTTCCCAGTGTCATCGTTAAGGTAGGCGATACGATGAGATGCCGATCGGCTCATATTCACAGCGTAATGTAGGTAGCTTAGATGTGTGCGTATGTTAGAGCTTTGCTAGTTTAGGAACAACCTGGACCAACATGTCCACCCACATGGTCCGCTCCCCTTATACCACGATGCAGGCAGTATCGAGTACCTGACGATCCCGATTACATCGGTATCGATCGACTTTTCAGAGTAGTCATGTAAACGTTTATATGCATTTGCACGTATAGGAGGTGCAAAAGTGGACAAGCAGTTCACGAGTCCCCCATGTAAGGAATTGATGTTTGCGCACCAGTGGGACGATTTCAAGGACGGGTATACGGAACAACGCTTCAACGTACCCAATTCTCTGCAGACTTCCCAaggttctttctttctctttcattcattcattcattcattcattcattcattcattcattcattctttctttctttctttctttctttctttctttctttctttctttctttctttctttctttctttctttctttcttctctctctctctctctctctctctctctctctctctctgatcgTGTCCACTCTACCGAAATGTGTCCTGCTCATATGGACGTGCGCCtgtgtgttttgttttgtttggatatgtgtgtatgtatgtatatatgaatGTTTATAAATGTATATGCATCTATACAAATATATACGTATTaaattctgtctttttttccgcttGGATGGAGCACGCTGATAAcgaattgaaattttggagGAAATTACGTGCTCAAGATCATCCACTATTCCAACGGTATAGGGAATACCTGGAGTCGATTATGGTGAGTACCGCATAGTTATGTAGTTACGCGGATCGCCtcacatctttattttttacacattattttttatacataTCCATATACGTAATTGACGGTAATAAGTGTGATAGTGACTTCGTGAACGTAGATAATACCTGTGGACGGAGGATCAAGCATGGAGATTGAGAATAAGGGACGTGCAACATACGTGTCTTATTTGTGCCGCTTCATGTTAGTTGCGATGCGATCAAGACGAAGGTATGCTCTTCGGTTTAACTATTTGCTTGATGGATGAATGTAGCTGACAGTATTCTCTTTTTAGACTTGGTCGAATCGTCACGATGGACGATGCGATCTTTTCGTCCGGTATACTGCTATCGTTCTTCGAAACAATACAAAAAGCCAAGGTCCCAGTAACAACCAGGAAGGGGTTTATTAAAGCGTTAAGCACATGGTACCACTTTTTGCTGCTTGTCCTCAATACTGGTAAGCAGTAGGATTTCCGCGGCACAACTGAGACAAGTGGATGGCAACTGTTCTTAGTTCGATTTCGTTTCAGGTATGGGACAGCAACGTTTGGCTGAAGTGGAGCAGGCAAGATATCGTGTGAAAGATATTTTGGATAGGATgaaaggagaggaaaaaatccaagtttCTTTTCGTGGAGTGTTGCCAAGAAGACAACGAAAAGTACTGAGCAGTAGTGCTCTGCGACACGTATGTGCGTAGTCGGATATCACAGAATTTTTAGGCAGAGACGTTGTACTGTGTAGTTCGCATGATCGTAACTCACAACCGAGTGCTCAATGCGATGAGGGAGATATACAGCGAATTCGCCGACACTCATAACCTAGAGCGAAGAGAATACAACTATTTTATGGGGTGCGTAGAAATTACAAGCTGTAGTACAGCGCTAAGATGATGTAGACACCACAGTTTTCACTACTATCGGATCGAGTCGAACTTTTTTAGAGCTCTTATGGCGTACATTGTGCACTGCAATACTGCGAGGAACGAGTGCATCTACAAGATGATGTACGGCTCTATATATCCTCCGTCCGACCGTGAGCCGTCAGAAACTGGGCTTCAGAAGAAATCGATAACGAGAAGAGATGGTGTAATGGAAGATTATTGGGTGGGTTGTTTACAAAAGTTTGCCAGTGGTATGTCATATTAGGTGGTTGCGGTGGTACCGTAGCGAAACGTATGCTATCTTCTATAGGTTGGCGTGTACGGGAAAGGAAAGACAGCGGAAAGAATACGCGAAGAAAGCACCTATCGAGGGAATTTTTTCGTCATCGATGAGGTGTCGCGGTTGTTGGTTGAAATGTACACCAGAATGCGTGAatggtatgtatgtatgtatgtatgtttgtgtgtatgtgtatgtgtgtgtgtgtgtttgtgcgTACAGTGCACGGTTCTTTACTCGCTTCACTTGTTAGCTCGTTTTCAGGGTAGCTGAACGTAATGAAATCCGTCTAGCAAGTATTAAACAACCCGATTCACCGTTCTTCCTTAGTTGGTTCGGTCGAGCAGTGTCGCGATCGATGGTCCCAAGACTAATGAGGAGATTTTTTACAAATTCTGGTTGTGATAGCCTAAATATCTCCTGTAACACGGTAAGTAGTTGCGCAtttcgaaaatcgaaaaaaatatggcACGATAATGATGAgtatgttgaaaatttttacgcTTACAGTCAAGACATCAGACAGCCAGGTTGCAATACGAACGATACTTGGAGAAATCGTATCGAAATCAACAAATGCCAGGTGTAGATACGGAATGTGCTATTCTAGCAGGCATGTACAGTTTTTAGCAACCGTAGCTGTGGCCTTTTTGAAGGATACGCCATTGAAGGTCACAAACCGTTAACTCAACTACTGAACTATAACGATAGCTACATCTCTGCCTGTGCGATAGCTTACAGTCGCCTAAAGAAGTATGCGGATCGTGAAGCAAGGAAAAATGCGGATATCATCGAAAGAGTGAGGTCAATGGTGAAGATCGTGAAGTATGTGCTTTTATGCGTTTGTATGTGCATATCATCGCAGCAGCATTACATCACATAGATCGCCATTTTCAGCTTGAAGGAAGAGTTGACGCGTGAACAGGAAGAAGCTGAAATAGGCGAGGATCTAGAAACACCTGAAAGTGTGGCGGCGGCAACGGCAGCAGCAGTAACAGACGACGGCGAAACAACGTCACTGTCTTCAGCCGAGGGAAGTGATTATGAAGCAACAGCTGTATCTGCAAGAGGTATGTGATAGGCGTCGGATCTCATCGGCGGTATTGCACTGTATGCAACACATGATGTGGTGCTGATGGCCGTGTACAACAGGTTACGTAGTATGTCTTTATTTATGTGTATTTATGTGTTTAGAACACACTCGCAGCACATCACCACAATTGTTGAGAAGATCTGCGCGACAACAGAAGCGAATGCGAAAAGGTGAGGTTGAGGCAGTGCTCATTACATTTTTATGTGTAATAATTGTAAGAATTCTATGaatgtataaatatattaCACCAACACCACCACTatcatgttattattatagatCCATACACGTTTGAAGTTGAAACGGAAGGAGTAGGAGAAGCAGGAGCACTTGAGAGAAGCAGCTCTTCATCCACTGCTTCCTCTTCACCATTGGTGCGACGAAGAAAATATCCACCAGTGAAAGGGGAAAGTAGTAGCAGCGCGCAGCTATCCGCCGGCGGTGATTACAGGATCGATGAGGAACCAGTATCAATGCTTGTGGATCCAGACGAACTGGCGTTCGAAAGTGTGGAGCCCAGTGCAGCCGAGCTCGGCGAGGACGCAGCTCGACGAGATCAGTTAAGAAAGACGTGTAGGAGGACGGACACCGAGTTTGTTGCAGAGAAGCCGGTTAAACGTATAGGTAAATGatcaaattatttattgagaATAGAGTTCATTTACCATTGAGTTTCTGTGTAGACATAGACGTATATAGCTCATCCGCTAACACACAACAAATAAGATTCTCTTTAGTAATCGACGACGAAGACGACGAGGAGGACGACGACGATGAGAAAGAGGAGTATGAAACCGGGACTGATAGCCGAGTCACTGACGATCGTCGAACATTTGCTTCGCCTTCCTCACTGCTGCCATCACCACCCGAAGTCGGACCTGTGAAATCCGACGATGGTGGCGACGGCAGCGGCAGCAATGGCGGTGATGACAGTGGTGATAGCAGCAACTCGACATCCGATAGACTTGTAATTGTCGATGAGCCAGCAAAAGGAACAGCGCCACCAACATCATCAACGCCACAATCATTAGCCATAACAGCAGCGGCGGCGAACTCACAACTCACTGAGTCCACACAACGTGAGAACATTTACTGAAATACACGCTCTCTCAACTGTAGTAACAATTCACTAAACTATTGATCACTTAAACATATGCATATATGTGTGTAGGCGAAATTCAGTTTAGGGCAAGAAATGGTAGACGTTGTTACCGTGCGGTTGCAGCAATTAAACGCTACTGAATACACGGGCGGTCTAACGTCGTTCTCAACGGATTTCGAACGAAGGGATTTCTTGCGACGAAGGCAGCAAGTACCAATACAGGCTCGTTTATTCACTAACGTATTTCTCGCTGTGCAACAGAAGCAGAGTCGTCGTGTTTAGGACTTTCCATGGgtagaaataagagaaattccTAGTATTGGTGGAAGAGGAGTGTTCGCCAAAGTCCCAATCCCAAAGGATTCCGTTGTCTGTGACTACCGGTACGTTAAGGTAGTGGTCTTCGTCATGGTCGTTTTAGTTTGCTCATCCATCTTCTTTTAAAGTGGACtggtgaaaaatttaaaagaagtcGACGAGATGCTTACGACATTGACAACCGAGCGACGGAAATATGTAGAGGCGTATTTAGTGCAATATACAGGCAGGTGATTTTGTTCAGCTGgccagtatatatatatatatatatatatatatatatatatatatatatatatatatatatatatattattcagtatatatatatactgacttaaataaatatgaataaatgaatttatatatatatatataaattatatatatatatatgttatatatatatagtggtTTCAGTTCGTGAATCTGGAAAAATGTACCAGCACGCAATACTCGCTCATGAGCCAACGTACAAAGGAACAGTTACTATTGGAAGGCTTTTGAATCACAGTTCGAAACATCCCAATTTAGCGAATCACGTTTATACGACGCTCATCGAAGGAAGGCTCGATTCAATGGTGTACTTTAGAGCGATACGAGAGATCAAGGTTCGTGGTGGCAGCATCGGTCTTTTCGCTGTCTATCCTCTAGAAAGCTGGCATAATTTTAGGTAGGCGAACAGCTGCTGTGGGATTACGGAAAGCAGTACAATAAAG
This window of the Necator americanus strain Aroian chromosome III, whole genome shotgun sequence genome carries:
- a CDS encoding hypothetical protein (NECATOR_CHRIII.G10512.T2); amino-acid sequence: MSESRQTRRERKTEQDAEHKRIGDLAKMLIPRWIASKRIQGLTVELTEDVYYPKPEWDSYHYCVMCGAHGRFRLAQHILRKHPDLSHRSDEFKVVEQVSRGITERMKKASIDMHKVLAPATSREYRIYREIFEQLRECGIPVKGSYEEPDVVTPAQTQDQMLKVMTDLRDQIVRQIGADFTNEPGPSGVESQAALPSVIVKEQPGPTCPPTWSAPLIPRCRQYRVPDDPDYIGGAKVDKQFTSPPCKELMFAHQWDDFKDGYTEQRFNIIPVDGGSSMEIENKGRATYVSYLCRFMLVAMRSRRRLGRIVTMDDAIFSSGILLSFFETIQKAKVPVTTRKGFIKALSTWYHFLLLVLNTGMGQQRLAEVEQARYRVKDILDRMKGEEKIQVSFRGVLPRRQRKAETLYCVVRMIVTHNRVLNAMREIYSEFADTHNLERREYNYFMGALMAYIVHCNTARNECIYKMMYGSIYPPSDREPSETGLQKKSITRRDGVMEDYWVGVYGKGKTAERIREESTYRGNFFVIDEVSRLLVEMYTRMREWVAERNEIRLASIKQPDSPFFLSWFGRAVSRSMVPRLMRRFFTNSGCDSLNISCNTSRHQTARLQYERYLEKSYRNQQMPGVDTECAILAGHKPLTQLLNYNDSYISACAIAYSRLKKYADREARKNADIIERVRSMVKIVNLKEELTREQEEAEIGEDLETPESVAAATAAAVTDDGETTSLSSAEGSDYEATAVSAREHTRSTSPQLLRRSARQQKRMRKDPYTFEVETEGVGEAGALERSSSSSTASSSPLVRRRKYPPVKGESSSSAQLSAGGDYRIDEEPVSMLVDPDELAFESVEPSAAELGEDAARRDQLRKTCRRTDTEFVAEKPVKRIVIDDEDDEEDDDDEKEEYETGTDSRVTDDRRTFASPSSLLPSPPEVGPVKSDDGGDGSGSNGGDDSGDSSNSTSDRLVIVDEPAKGTAPPTSSTPQSLAITAAAANSQLTESTQRQEMVDVVTVRLQQLNATEYTGGLTSFSTDFERRDFLRRRQQDFPWVEIREIPSIGGRGVFAKVPIPKDSVVCDYRSKHPNLANHVYTTLIEGRLDSMVYFRAIREIKVGEQLLWDYGKQYNKEFLRKKCICNVCDPQLVEESTACLKPLTTTEVATAKLEAKAEPWSGDPSLSQQVFGSALRRAPFGVRDLLLSAARKAGAGGFLLEDVGGDAFTAYARSRNVVFGVSGEEHFTADITVPPDCTNNLCRMLLAAYKDAYRRRNAVILILKRMDRDRHPAVLLLGPRLPVSSKQRYSCCLAYVGHNDKVYPVKRQTIGTSSRQPIDAEYRAGTLLHFPTLSDFPPLSVLLARWRVFQNFIRPQFSSGQIEKVPQTWESEMSVMTHRSVTRDAVGVTATLVTFQVEIAAIACDSLFSREYEEEEVRRRSVVVFGGSGEFCVFRLSTVCFGCQPEMGRVFQNFIRPQFSSGQIEKVPQTWESEMSVMTHRSVTRDAVGVTATLVTFQVEIAAIACDSLFSREYEEEEVRRRSVVVFGGSGEFCVFRLSTVCFGCQPEMGKGSVSGDTRGCVLDTGLRRVSEWRWRHGVGAIRSGVVDFVLRNRPSYVLKGITPRI